Within the Amyelois transitella isolate CPQ chromosome 3, ilAmyTran1.1, whole genome shotgun sequence genome, the region GCTTTATCGTAGTTGTTCTACATCCCACCTCTCAACGTATGTGAAAGCTGATGATCCATCTGATGACATAGACTTGCAAAACGCcatcaatgaaaataaaaagtctCCAATAAAACACAATAATCTAATATCTGATGAGGCATTGGTAGCATCGTCAACTAAAGCTATTAGTTGTGATAATATACCAAACTTAGAAGGACAAAATAACAGTGGCACTACCAAAAAACCGAATTTTCCATATGCTTTTCTAAGATCTAAATTATCTGTACTACCCGAAGAAAATAGTTTGACTTCACAACAAAGAACCAACTGCGTAAGACAAAGTTTTTCAGAAAGATTAGACCGAAAATCACCAAAACTACGGAGAGAAAGACTATATTTGCCTAATTCACGATCTGAAGAAAGATATCAAAGTAGTGACAGTATAGCGTTCCATGAAGAAAATATGCTGATAAACAATGTCCTAAGAAACGAATATGATTTTGCAAGAAGTTCTTTGAGAAGTATTAATGAGATCGACAATAACATTTATACTGGGCGACGCGCAGAAGAAGTTCCTAGAAGATCCTCAATGATATCTCAAAGAGCTCCATTTGATTATGATCCAATGCTCATACCCAGAAACAGAAATAGTTTACCGGTATATGAATATAATTCTGTTTTAGGGTCGGTAAGGGATATGAAAACTGAACTGACGTCTTCTTCTCATAGTGCGCCGGAAACTGAGGTTCTTCAGGCTCATCGTTTAAGTAATTATGTTAGCTCCAATGAATCTGGTTATGACAGTGATGGCCGCCCAACTGATGAACACAGTAATCACTCGCCCCCAGGATATTCTAACCATTTTTCCACTATTGCAATGAGGAATGAATCTCTCGATTCCCGTTTAGATAATAATCAGAGCAATTTTTCAAGGCAATTAAGTTTGaaccataaaataaatgtaagcaGAGTACAAATTCCTGCTCGTAGAAGTTCAACGCCTTGTGCACTATTTCCAgtagaaaaaataacatcagCCGAATATGAAACAGATAAAGGGCAAGGTAATAAACAAGCCAGTTTATCAGTGAATACGCAAATTTTCGAACACAATGACAGTAAACCACCACCATTACCTAAAAAGACTGGTAACAAAAAAGCgccttatatttataaaacaataacattagATGAACGAGTCCaaacaagaaaaattaaattattacattcGCAAATTCTTCCTGTGGAGCATTCGTCTACTCCAGACGTAAATAGAAGAACAATGATATCGGAGAGTCAATCGGCAGTACATCAAGTAGATGGTActgatatagatatatttggCCGTGGTCCGTGTACTAAAAGATTTAGGAAAATcagattattaaaatcaagATTAGATGAAAGTCTGGGAGTGTATCTGGCACAGCATAAAGTTGATTTTGATAGTTGTGGCGCAAATTATGAGGTACGGTATATTGTCGTGAAATTGGACTTTGATGGTATCGCCCATAGAGACGGAAGGTTGAGAATAGGAGATGAAATAGTCAATGTAAATGGAAAAGTACTTCGTGGATTGTCTTCCTTGAAAGAAGTTCAACACATTGTAAACTCGTGTTCTACTGAAGCCACAGTTGAAGATGGGGCCCTATTTCAAAGATATCAGGTAGACCTTGTAATGGCGCATGATGAAATTACTCCAATTACGCTTAGTCGAATAATTAACAACCATACTTGCGAGCAAAATCCAATTTTAACAACAGAACCACAACAAGTAAATGTACCTCCTGAtataatctcagaaacggtacaCAAACCCTCATCTTCTAATCAAATAACAATAGAAACTCATTTTCCTAGTGAAAATCCCGCACATAATGCAAACATTACCAGTggccatataaataatcaaatcacTTATAGAACTAATTCTATGAGATCTGAATTGCAAAAAAGTTGTGAAGTGGGTGTACAAGTAAACAACGACTCTTTGAATTCAAGCCAAAAAAGCGATGATGAAAAGTTACTGGAGAAACATTCCTATAACCAATCCTCTTCGTCTTTgcataatattacaaatattgaaatatcaaTGCGGTCATCAGAATCCCCAATACCTAGAAAAGGTAATGGAAATAATTATAGACCCATATCATTACATAATTCAAAACCGTCCCCAGTTCTGTTACACTATCCAAATGACAATACGGTCAATGAAATCAAAGAGAATTCTTCCCACTATATAAAACATGTGCCACGCCTGTATCAAAATCGATCTTTCGAAAGTATACCAGAACAACTCAGAAATGGCAGCAGGAGTAGATTTTTCAATAGAATAGGATCGCAACGATGTTCACCAAATCACAGTTTACATGTATCACGACAGCAAGAATATAATGCACACTATGAAAATCAACATTGTGGTCACTATGCGCAAACTTTTATGAACAAGGTGGAATTTTGGAAAGGGCCAGGTCATAAGAGTCTTGGGTTTAGTATTGTAGGAGGTACTGACTCGCCGAAAGGAAAAATGGGCATATTTGTCAAAACCGTTTTTCCAAATGGTCAAGCGGCGGATAAGGGTACTATTTTTGAAGGTGCGTATACTTGTTTTCTTCTATTCGTGTTCTTATTGTCATTATTccatttattgtatttttttttttggtaattttattttaacactttCAGGTGACGAGATCTTGTCGGTAAATAATGTGCCAACACGTGGACTAAGCCATGCTGGGGCCATATCGCTTTTTAAACAAGTCAAAGAAGGAAAAATTGAATTGACGCTTTCAAGACGAAGGTATAAATGTCTACAATAAACACTCACTTAACGGACAGCCCCGATCAACGAACAGCCGTTTAACATCAGGATTAACGAACGGACATAACACACCTAGAGCCACacataatttaacaaattcaaatatttgccCGCGCTGGGAATCGAATGCATATATTTCACATTATagtaatacctacatataattttataactaaaaatataatagtaaaatttatatgttgTTGTTTTCAGAGCACCTAGGTCAAGATCTGTAGAACCACTCGGTCACTCTCGTGAAGACATCAAGCGTGACTAAAACTCAAGTGAACCCTAACTCCAAAGAATCATCGCATCAAGTGCAATATTCTCAGTAACTATTTCTTTGCCAAAGGCGAAATATAATgcttgtttgtatttttatgagtTATCGTTGTAACAACGTACGAACTGTACTATTATCAATATATggattattttcttgttattcatatacatagataattataaatgatgGCAGCGATATGAATTATAATGAACGCTAAGcattgtatttaaaacaaaggtATCTGATGTATACCATAAACACATTCTACGCTAGATGTTTCATGTTTAATAACATTGTGCTTAATATTCATGGTATACATATTATAGGTACACTATATTAATATAAGACTGTCTATACTGTAGctgtaatatattattgtttaatttgttaCTTGAAATCAAATTGTTACTTTTCAGTAGGAATGCTAGATCTCGTTGATATCTGTATAACTAGACTGTATATTTGCGATCGCAGATCATTAGGTAGCAGTAggttacttatattaaaatattacaatacttACTGTGTCAACAAGATCAAATTTAAggtctaatatatttattaaagaatgGTTCActagttattataaataattcggAATACTATAAAACTTAGAAGTGGTAAGTACTAGTGAATGTGATGTTGCAAGTGATGGTAAAATGACACCATTCTTTTTTCGTCTTAATTTAAAACGAGGTAACACCTTTTCTACAGTTTTAAGTacaatcataatattttttattcatattggATAAGACATTTGTCTCCCAtcacctgatggtaagtgacgatGAAGACAAAGATATTACATGCCTATCCAAgagataagtatttattctacttttgaCTGTATGACAATtctattgtgttattttattccGAATTATTGTGGTGTAGACTTCGTGGGCTCCCACGAAAGGTCAAATTGAGGTTATATTCCTTCTTTGAGCAGTTAAGTGAAAGAATTTAATTAGATCGTAAAATATTCTGATTTTAGTCATATTTTGATTGGCACATTGAAGAATTGGCCTACGGCATCCGCCTACACGGCTATGCCCTTCACTAGCAAAATTTGAGCACCTAGATCAACAAGATTGTTCTGATTTTACATTAATGCTACCTACGACGGGCATAATATGActgtatattatattgaataaatagacaatattcttaaaattttagaacCATGTAGAAATACTACTTATACTTTTTCTTCTTAAAGACTGatcaacaattattttataaattaatattgatttacttatgaaacagaaaaatacttttcattGTAACCAGGCAAataccaacaaataaaataaacaacaagtaatggtttataaaaattgtatgtatattcgttatcgtatttatgaatttcaaaATGCTTCCATACATGTTGTGATTAATGAACTACAAATCAGCGAATACTCCGTCcatataaaatgtaacaattattttgtttgtacctaaaagataaaaattcaGATTCGAATGTAATTTTGCGCAATCTGAGTAGATTCTTCGAATACTAAACCATCCATGTCCCGTGCGCACACCAACAGTATTTGTAAAGTTATGttgtattgtaaataatgttattattaatatgtaaatcCACTTTGAATACCTCTTTACGCTTGGTATGATTTCTCCAAAAATAAACgtataatgaataatatttttgtttattttatgtcaaatgattacaaactaaaacaagaaaaaataaaatacatcgAAATTATCACAAGACTACGACTAGAAAGACTTCCTCAAGGGTAGGCCGAGGGGCCTAAAATACTACCCGCacgcaataaataaatgttttgcaatatttacctgatcattaaaatatcaaacacaagttaaataccaaataataatactaataatattctatcaaagtgaacaaaataatagatgaaaaaaattatttaatatcacaCAAGATGGCTACGCCTCGTAGGATCCAGTGATCAGGGTTCTTGATAGTGGGGAGCCACAAAGGAGTAATGAAGGTCAATCCTGTACGGCAAGGTTTCTTATATACCGGGCACt harbors:
- the LOC106137818 gene encoding uncharacterized protein LOC106137818; translated protein: MRLFRGPKRREVTAPLAAATPSPRRDAAAAASPQPQQDFTLVTALPAMVMEDDVREMKKVFATWGRRMGKKLDMLKKPDVKETLENNSVNENANEENSSIITGQYKKKQQWKMGRSSSDSTSLRRDPDSDSIRSIRSGSRDRSPSPFKSFFHRMGSTGMLNSSKSQSLNTQKNNESYPVANGPSLYRSCSTSHLSTYVKADDPSDDIDLQNAINENKKSPIKHNNLISDEALVASSTKAISCDNIPNLEGQNNSGTTKKPNFPYAFLRSKLSVLPEENSLTSQQRTNCVRQSFSERLDRKSPKLRRERLYLPNSRSEERYQSSDSIAFHEENMLINNVLRNEYDFARSSLRSINEIDNNIYTGRRAEEVPRRSSMISQRAPFDYDPMLIPRNRNSLPVYEYNSVLGSVRDMKTELTSSSHSAPETEVLQAHRLSNYVSSNESGYDSDGRPTDEHSNHSPPGYSNHFSTIAMRNESLDSRLDNNQSNFSRQLSLNHKINVSRVQIPARRSSTPCALFPVEKITSAEYETDKGQGNKQASLSVNTQIFEHNDSKPPPLPKKTGNKKAPYIYKTITLDERVQTRKIKLLHSQILPVEHSSTPDVNRRTMISESQSAVHQVDGTDIDIFGRGPCTKRFRKIRLLKSRLDESLGVYLAQHKVDFDSCGANYEVRYIVVKLDFDGIAHRDGRLRIGDEIVNVNGKVLRGLSSLKEVQHIVNSCSTEATVEDGALFQRYQVDLVMAHDEITPITLSRIINNHTCEQNPILTTEPQQVNVPPDIISETVHKPSSSNQITIETHFPSENPAHNANITSGHINNQITYRTNSMRSELQKSCEVGVQVNNDSLNSSQKSDDEKLLEKHSYNQSSSSLHNITNIEISMRSSESPIPRKGNGNNYRPISLHNSKPSPVLLHYPNDNTVNEIKENSSHYIKHVPRLYQNRSFESIPEQLRNGSRSRFFNRIGSQRCSPNHSLHVSRQQEYNAHYENQHCGHYAQTFMNKVEFWKGPGHKSLGFSIVGGTDSPKGKMGIFVKTVFPNGQAADKGTIFEGDEILSVNNVPTRGLSHAGAISLFKQVKEGKIELTLSRRRAPRSRSVEPLGHSREDIKRD